From the genome of Longimicrobiaceae bacterium, one region includes:
- a CDS encoding helix-turn-helix domain-containing protein — protein sequence MRTSLRPLVLLHSDPALRERVRRVSQGRFELRRVERWDELERAVRETAPSGLAVVDPYHGQPPRGRTAPELYSLLKRFPSSSMVAALFMRPGWMEDVRALGERGIAGVIDLEAENTDLLILRAIQGAQTRPLRTFFRAGLRRSLTGRGRMIVDAAVDVVIAGRQAADLARDLRIHRDTLLRWCREADLPVPRELLMWLRVLLAAELLDNPGQTVENVAVACGYSCDDALARALQRRLGMRPTALRRRGAFRTAAARFQAAMEQPSGAAPLRLRAVSRAPSTRVA from the coding sequence ATGCGCACTTCACTCCGGCCCCTCGTCCTCCTGCACTCCGACCCGGCCCTCCGGGAGCGGGTGCGCCGGGTGTCGCAGGGGCGCTTCGAGCTCCGCAGGGTGGAGCGCTGGGACGAGCTGGAGCGGGCCGTCCGCGAGACCGCGCCCTCCGGGCTGGCGGTGGTGGACCCCTACCACGGGCAGCCGCCTCGCGGGCGGACCGCCCCCGAGCTGTACTCCCTGCTGAAGCGCTTCCCCTCCTCCTCGATGGTGGCCGCGCTGTTCATGCGCCCGGGGTGGATGGAGGACGTCCGCGCGCTGGGGGAGCGGGGGATCGCGGGGGTGATCGACCTGGAGGCGGAGAACACGGACCTGCTGATCCTCCGCGCCATCCAGGGCGCGCAGACCCGGCCGCTGCGCACCTTCTTCCGCGCCGGGCTGCGAAGGTCGCTCACCGGGCGCGGCCGCATGATCGTGGACGCGGCGGTGGACGTGGTGATCGCCGGGCGGCAGGCGGCCGACCTGGCCCGGGACCTCCGCATCCACCGGGACACCCTGCTGCGGTGGTGCCGGGAGGCCGACCTCCCCGTCCCCCGAGAGCTCCTCATGTGGCTCCGGGTCCTCCTCGCGGCGGAGCTCCTGGACAACCCGGGGCAGACGGTGGAGAACGTCGCCGTGGCGTGCGGCTACTCCTGCGACGACGCCCTGGCCCGGGCGCTGCAGCGGCGCCTGGGGATGCGTCCCACGGCGCTCCGCCGCCGCGGCGCCTTCCGCACGGCTGCGGCGCGCTTCCAGGCCGCCATGGAGCAGCCGTCCGGCGCCGCGCCGCTCCGGCTGCGGGCCGTCTCCCGCGCCCCCTCCACCCGGGTGGCCTGA